From the genome of Bradyrhizobium sp. ORS 278:
AACAGCTCGGACGCCCGCGCATCGACGTCGTGATCACGCTGTCCGGCATCTTCCGCGATCTGATGCCACTGCAGACCAAGCTGCTCGCCGAGGCTGCGCTGCTTGCCGCTTCCGCAGATGAATCGGCTGAATTCAACTACGTGCGCAAGCACGCGCTGGCGTTCCAAGCCGCCCATGGCGGCGAGATCGCCGATGCGGCGCTGCGCGTGTTCGGCAATGCCGAGGGTGCCTATGGCGCCAACGTCAACCAGCTGATCGATTGCGGCGCCTGGACCGACGAGGACGAGCTCGCCGACGTCTACACGCGGCGCAAGGGCTTTGCCTATGGCACCGACGGCCGCCCGGTCCGCCGCGACGCGCTGCTCGGCCATGTGCTCGCCGGCGTCGACGCCGCCTATCAGAACGTCGACTCGGTCGAGCTCGGCGTCACCACCATCGATCATTATTTCGACACGCTCGGCGGCATCAGCCGCGCGGTGAAGCGCGCCAAGGGCGAGGCGGCGCCGGTCTATATCGGCGACCAGACCCGCGGCGAAGGCACCGTGCGGACGCTGTCCGAGCAGGTCGCGCTGGAGACGCGCACCCGCACGCTCAATCCGAAATGGTACGAGGCGCTGCTCGCGCACGGCTACGAAGGCGTGCGCCAGATCGAGTCGCACGTCACCAACACCGTCGGCTGGTCGGCGACCACGGGGCAGGTGGCGCCCTGGGTCTATCAGCAGATCACCACGACCTTCGTGCTCGACCCCGCGATGCGCGAGCGCCTTGCCTCGCTCAATCCGGCCGCGTCCGCGAAGATCGCCAACCGTCTGATCGAGGCGCATGAGCGCAACTACTGGACCCCGGATGCTGACATGCTCGACGTGCTGCGCAAGGCCGGGGAAGAGCTCGAAGATCGCCTCGAAGGCGTGGGAGTAGCCGCATGAACGTGACCTTGAGACCGCCGCTGGCGGCAGCCCCGCGCCGCCCTGACGGCGCCGGCAGCGTCCAGGTGCAGATGGACCCGAACCTCGTGATCGGCACTGCCAGGGTGTTCTCGGTCTATGGCAAGGGCGGCATCGGCAAGAGCACGACCTCGTCGAACCTGTCGGTGGCGCTGTCGAAGCTCGGCAAGCGCGTGCTGCAGATCGGCTGCGATCCCAAGCACGACTCGACGTTCACGCTCACCAAGCGTCTCGTCCCGACCGTCATCGACATCCTGGAGCAGGTGAACTTCCACTCCGAGGAGCTGCGCCCCGACGACTTCGTCTACCAGGGCTACAACGGCGTGATGTGCGTCGAGGCGGGCGGGCCGCCGGCCGGCACCGGCTGCGGCGGCTATGTCGTCGGCCAGACCGTGAAGCTGCTCAAGGAGCATCATCTGCTCGACGACACCGACGTCGTGATCTTCGACGTGCTCGGCGACGTCGTCTGCGGCGGGTTCGCATCGCCCCTGCAGCACGCGGACCGCGCGCTGATCGTGGCGGCCAATGATTTCGACTCGATCTTCGCCATGAATCGCATCGTCGCGGCGATCCAGGCCAAGTCGCGCAACTATCCGGTGCGGTTAGGG
Proteins encoded in this window:
- the bchL gene encoding ferredoxin:protochlorophyllide reductase (ATP-dependent) iron-sulfur ATP-binding protein; the protein is MNVTLRPPLAAAPRRPDGAGSVQVQMDPNLVIGTARVFSVYGKGGIGKSTTSSNLSVALSKLGKRVLQIGCDPKHDSTFTLTKRLVPTVIDILEQVNFHSEELRPDDFVYQGYNGVMCVEAGGPPAGTGCGGYVVGQTVKLLKEHHLLDDTDVVIFDVLGDVVCGGFASPLQHADRALIVAANDFDSIFAMNRIVAAIQAKSRNYPVRLGGVIANRSAATDQIDKFNERIGMKTLAHFPDLDVIRKSRLKKCTLFEMEPSPDVERAQNEYLRLAASLLAGVEPIHAVPLKDRDIFDLLGFD